DNA sequence from the Raphanus sativus cultivar WK10039 unplaced genomic scaffold, ASM80110v3 Scaffold1674, whole genome shotgun sequence genome:
GTGGCTGAGTGTACTAATTTCACATATTATATAGTTCGACGATCATAAAATCATGGAAGATATTACTAATGAGCTATAGATGATATAATCGCATAGTATGGCAAAACGAAATCCACACGTTGTTTCATTGTCCTCCTTACTTATAGAATATCAGTATATTATTTCAAAGTCTGTGAAAATTAACACAAAGAAACATATTGAATGAAATAAAGTAACACATGTTAGTATGTTACATATGGAGCCACCTAAAAACGTTAGAAACCattcaaatacaaataaaaataaataaaattattattcaaaatgtcatgtggttataaatttatttccCATAAAATTACGTGCGAATAATAAGTGTGACCGGTCAAAATTTTGTCTAATTCCCGAAAACACCCCTAGCGATTGGCGATGGCAGCTCCTGCGGTGGAGGCGACCGCCGCAACAGCGCTGCGCTCTGTCGCTCTCAGGGCTCGTAAGGCGGCGGAGCGTGTAGGAAGAGATCCGGAGCGAGTAAGAGTCGTGGCAGTCTCCAAGACAAAACCAGTCTCGCTTATCCGCCAAATCTACGACGCCGGCCACCGCTGCTTCGGCGAGAATTACGTTCAAGAGTTCATCGACAAAGCTCCACaggtctttctctctctctctaatcctCGGTCGATTTCTcagtttttatattttgctGAATCTTATAGATATGCTTCTTCTCGTTTCAATTTGATGTTTTCAGCTTCCGGAAGATATAGAGTGGCATTTCGTGGGACATCTACAGAGCAACAAGGCCAAAACTTTACTAGGTGTCACTTTTGAATTCCCCATCTTGACTAATGAATCTCCAAAGTTTTGTAATTTGAGTTAAAGTGAATTAATCCACTATTTGCAGCTGGAGTCCCAAACTTGGCAATGGTTCATGGTGTTGATGGAGAGAAGGTAAACTTACATTCCCTGATAACTCTCTTGTATTGTATAGTATATGATTAGATTCTTCTACGAACTCGAGTTATGTTAGATGTTCTGTGAGTTAATTCCTGCAACTCACATGCACAGTTGGGTTTgctaagagttttttttttttgggtgttaTTTTGGTGCAAATTGTCTACAGGTGGCAAATCATCTTGATCGAGCTGTTTCAAGTCTTGGGAGACATCCACTTAAGGTTTTGGTCCAAGTCAACACAAGCGGAGAGGCTTGTGAGTTATCCACCGAGCTTTGGTTCCTGTaaagttgttttcttttctcCAGCTTCATGCAGTGGCTAAACTGTTTGTTCCTGAAAAATTTGATGCAGCTAAATCTGGAGTAGAGCCTTCTAGTGTTGTGGAGTTAGCAAGACATGTGAATATGCACTGTCCTAATCTGGTATTCTCTGGTCTAATGACTATTGGGATGCCTGACTATACTTCTACTCCAGACAACTTCAGGGTATGTTAATTGATCTACTCTTGTTGAATGCTTCTTTCAGTTTTAAATAGGGCTCTCGTTCAACGACCGCAGCATACAAACTTCTCGGCTTTCTCGATAAATTTGCTTACCGGAGTTTTGTTCTTTTCTCCTCATTATCTGAACCAGACACTTACAAGCTGTCGAGCTGAGGTCTGCAAGGCACTTGGAATGTCTGAGGATCAATTTGAACTGTCTATGGGCATGTCCGGTGACTTTGAGCAAGCGGTAATATAAATTTGAACTCTCTCCTATAATACCACCCACCTGTGGAATGCAACCAAGCGGACATAGAATCATTATAAATGTGTTCTTCTTACTTTCTTCCTAGGAACTATAAATGTGGAAGATGatctttgactttttttttcttgaaacttATGGAACTGCAGATTGAGATGGGAAGCACCAATGTGAGGGTTGGCTCCACCATTTTCGGACCAAGAGATTACTCCAAAAAATCAACTTAGTGACTACATTGTTCAAAACACTTGTGCTTGTAagattatgtatattttattcaattttggaaagaaaaaaaaatgtgtattCACAAGTTACTTTATAGAAATCAACACATTGTTATCAGTAAAATCAACGTACTAAACAAAGTTTCATTTGAATGACTTAGTAGTTTGTTTTATCATCACTAACTCACCTATGCGTAAGTTTGCACAACCTTCAATTGAACCTTATTTTCATTTGAATGCTTTATTAGTTTGTTTTGCCATCACTAACTAACCCTTCGTTTTTCTTCACCTACAATTCTCAAATGTTCATCTGTTTTCTAGTTTTGTCACGGTTTCTAATTTTACTCTGTCACTAATAACTCTTAGTAGACCAATGGAGAAAAGCAAACATAGTCCCTTGAAGCTTAGTTCTCACTTCTCAGGATGTGTAATCAAGGTTATTCGAGTAACTGAAACTTATTACTTTATTATTAACGTGTTTGTTGTTTGTTCACATGTGGGTGATAATTTAAATATTGCGCTGAATCGGTTTCGGTATGGTAAAGGTGGGCGTACAAATGGTAGATATTGCCAAACATGTAATGGACCACGTACCAATTTATGTGGTTCAAAGAGTTATTTCCTTTCCTTAGATTCCGAATCTTCAATTATGTGTTCCCCCTATTTTATTGTTCATTTgtacataaaaaacaaaacatccAAAAAGATATGGTTCGCAAAATATATCGACCAAACGATGGTGTCCTCCTCAGTCCTCACATGCCCCCATACCGAGCCTTGCAGTAGTTGCTACAACCACACAACGTCCGAAGAGAAAGCATGACcatataaaatctaataaatGTAACTTATCTAGTTATCTATCAAGACAACGTAAAATAACAGCACGTTCCTAtgttcaaacaaaataataataatgttctTATACTTTTTTGCTAAAATGTTCTATGACATTATTGATAAAAATTTGTCAACCATTTCACTGATTCCATAATCACATCCAAGTGctaatttatcatttttagcAAGATTGTTCTACAATAGTTCTTGACACAATAGATAGACCACAATTTGAATATTCTTTATGATAGTCGTTGCTACAGAACTTTCTTCTACCTGTATTTTTTTCTCCATTGTTATGCGTTTATTAATCTCCTTAATCCATTTCTTGCGGTCGGTCTCCTTGGAAGACGTTGTTTTAGGATAGTCTTCTCAACTGCTGAATGAAAGATTTTAGTGTTTTTACATTTAATTGAGTTTGAATTTAATTTCTGCAAAGTAGactaatatgaattataaattgagttaaaaaaaaaaacgttgaaaaaaaggaaaaactgaGTTAAAAAAGGAAACTCACAAAGAAAAGACCTAATAAGAGACACATGACGTCCGAACTAGAACCACACaaaaaaagttgataaaaaaaagaaataaataaatatatttgtgaCGTCTCTCTGATATGGTTCACTCATGTCCTTATCTATTTAAAGCCATTCAATCTCCCGAAACAAACTACCagcagcaaaaaaaaagaaaaaagaagctaATCTCTGTAGATCGAAAACCCCCACATCGAAAGATCTCTCCTTTTACGTTCCGTCTCTCCGTAGATTAGATTAAGCTGTTTTGAGGGTCGGGGGTGGTTCGTTCTTCTCCTCCTGTCGTCATCTTCTCAAACGGCGTTTTGATCTTCGGGCAATCACGGCTATACACGGGATATCACGGGGTGTTAGCTTTCATGTCCATCTTGTACGCAAGGGTTGTTTGATAGAGACTAATCCTTTGCCGCACGGAGGACGTGGAGCTCTGCCGTCTGAAGGCGGCAGCCCTTCTGATCTCCTCTTTTTAGCCGGAGGCGGttcacctttcttcttttccattagcttttagggttttagggtttcCATTAGACTTTTGTTTATTTCCTATTTTGCTGTTGAGTCGCGCTTTTCGTGTGTGGGGGTGGGGGaagtcttttttctttctttgtgaGAATGTTGAAAATCAAGAGGGTTCCGACTGTTGTGTCTAATTACCAAAAGGATGAGTCTTCTGATGAATCTGTCGGCTGTGGACGTAATTGTCTCGGAGCTTGTTGCATTAACGGTATATGATTCTAAGCTGAAtcgttgcttttttttttatgtaataaaagtTTCCTGTTTGATCAATTTCTGTTGATGGGTTTTGTTCTCAGGGGCAAGGCTTCCGTTGTATGCCTGCAAGAAACTTGAAAAATCATGTGCCGGAGAGAAGCCGGTGGCTTTTCTCGAGTCCCTCGTTCTTGGAGAGGTaagacacacatatatatatatatataagcctAGCTGCTAGCACTTGTTACTTTGTTTGTGGGTTATGTGGTTTTGAGTGAGGCTAATCATTATAGTATCCCTTCTTTTATGTTTTAGTGGGAGGATAGGTTCCAAAGAGGACTCTTTCGCTACGATGTCACTGCCTGCGAGACCAAAGTAATTCCCTTTCTTAACTTTTATGTTTGATTTCTCTGAAGGCAATCTTGTGATTTTTAGTTTGTTGCTGGGAAATCCAAGATCTTTGTTTCATATCTGTCTCTTTGGTTTGTTTCAGGTGATCCCTGGGAAGTATGGTTTCGTTGCTCAGCTAAACGAGGGCCGTCACCTGAAGAAGAGGCCAACCGAGTTCCGTGTGGACAAGGTTTTGCAGTCTTTTGATGGCAACAAGTTCAACTTCACTAAAGTTGGCCAGGAAGAGCTGCTCTTCCAGTTTGAAGCTGGTGAAGATGGCGAAGTTCAGTTCTTCCCGTGCATGCCTCTTGACGCTGAGAATTCTCCCAGTGTTATTGCCATCAATGTAAAGAATCTTCTGCGCAGAGACATTGGCTTGTTTTTTCGATGTTATCTAGCTAAagattatttctttatatatccTTGTTTTTAACAGGTTAGTCCAATCGAGTATGGTCACGTGCTGCTGATTCCTCGGGTTCTGGACTGCTTGCCTCAGAGGATCGATCACAAAAGCCTTTTGCTTGCACTTCACATGGCTACTGAGGCTGCTAATCCTTACTTCAGACTCGGTTACAACAGCTTGGGTGCTTTTGCCACTATCAACCATCTTCACTTTCAGGTATACCCTGTATTGGCCATGCTTGATGTTTTCCCCGATTTGTCTCAGATGAGCTTTGTTCTGATTGTTTTGGTGGTGATTGTTGTTGAAAACAGGCATACTACTTGGCCATGCCTTTCCCAATAGAGAAAGCTCCTTCCAAGAAGATGATAACCACTGCTAGTGGTGTGAAAATCTCAGAGCTTCTGAGTTACCCTGTGAGAAGTCTTCTCTTTGAAGGTGGGAGCTCTATGCAAGACCTATCTGATACTGTATCAGATGCCTGCGTTTGCCTCCAGAACAACAACATTCCTTTCAACATTCTCATCGCTGATTGTGGAAGGCAGATCTTCCTGATGCCACAGGTATAACATATAACTTGCAAACAGTTGGATCACTTTGGTTTCGAATCCACCgaatgaaaataaataacagCTTGAATGTGTAAATTTGCAGTGTTACGCAGAGAAACAGGCACTAGGTGAAGTAAGCCCCGAGGTGTTGGAAACGCAAGTGAACCCAGCTGTGTGGGAGATAAGCGGTCACATGGTGCTGAAGAGGAAAGAGGATTACGAAGGAGCTTCGGAGGAGAACGCATGGAGGCTCCTCGCAGAAGCTTCTCTGTCGGAGGAAAGGTTCAAGGAGGTTTATGCTCTCATCTTTGAAGCCATAGGTTGTAGTTACCAAGAGGAGGAGGTTGAAGGAACCATAGTTGAACAGGACAACCCTAGTGGCAGTGTTAACCAGAAAAGCAACCGAACCACCCATGGAGGTCCTATCACGAACGGGACTGCCTCTGAGTGCCTTGTCCTTCAGTGAAAAACTCCGGCTTGGCTGGGGTTTTATGTATAATTAGAGTCCATAATGCATAAAATAAGCAAACTCTCTTGGTAGTTGCATTTGAAACTTGTTGGTGTTCTTATGGTTGTTGTGGCCTAGACTTGCTGGCTCTCTTTCTTGGTTGTAAGTTTATGTTTGGGATGATACATATGTTCTCCCCTTGTTGGTGATTATTATCTGAATAATTTCGAACAATTTATAGTCGTGTGGTCTCGTGGATGGGGTTGTATATGTCTTCCTCTTCAGTTTTCTTTGGGATCCGTTGTAAATAGAGTTAAATGTACACCTTATTCCTTGCCCCAGAAGAAAGAGCACGAGGTAATTGGTGGTTTAACATATACGCTTCAAAAAGAAAGGTACAGGGGGGAGCCACGATCTTATATAGTGTGATGATGAGAAGGACGAAAATTGAGTAGTAACTAGTAAATACAGATCCTTGTTTTCAGTAAATCACTCTGAACTCTTTACTGGTGATTCTTGAATCTGTGGGAAGCAGGTTCAATTGGTACAGATACATGAAGCCAGTACACACAGGTAACGTATGAAAGGTTGTAAAGAGTACATATGTGAATCAATCGGCTAGTGTACCTCAGAACTCTGTCAAATGGAGGCTCGAAAGAAGAGTGCCGTGGTCAGGTGAAAATGTGTGGAGTTTTCATACTCCAAATTCTTGAACTCAAAGTTGAATCGCCTCCACGCAACTGCACATTGGAAACCAGCCTAATATATCTGTGACCTATCCAACTAATACTATACTTGATTATTGGATGTTGAATGGGAAAGCCAAAACTGATCTCTTCGATATATAGTAAGAATATGCAACAATACCAACACAACATGCTGCAAGATACAATTAGGTAATGTAACCCAGGTCCATTCGCCCAAGATTGACCCCAAAAAATAAGAGAGAATCACACGAGATTTGACCCAATCTTACAAACCGACGTTAGCTTCAATGAAACTGTAATTAAGTGGATGTTAAGATTAAATTGAGTGGAGTTATACAAGATTGCTTCCACTAATATACACGAGCCTTCATTAGCTCCTtcactttttaaatgttttttaactTTTGACAGATAAAAGATAAACTTTACGAGCAAGAGCTTAAGCGCACAGGTTAAATAACAATCTTAAGCGCAAACAGTAACATAACATAGTAGGATCCAATaccaaaggaagaagaccaaCAATTaacaaaagtttttgttttaagcCTTCATGACCATATTAGTCTTTTAAGGCCAATGGTCacgattgaaaaaaaaaaaaagaaaaacaagtctGCAATTCCTAATGCCGATTACTCCTTAACCATTCCTATCACACATCATGAAACCCTAAACCCGGATAAATGTCAGGCCGCCTCCACCACCATAGCCACCAGTCTGATGGAGCATGGCATCGATCTCATCACCGTCCTCCATTTCAAGCTGTAGCAATTAAAGAGACTAACCTTTAGAAAAGGTGGAAACTTGACAAGGGAACATAGAATTATAGCCATGGAATGGTTTATTACCTCATCGGGAGTCTGCTCAGCACGCAGACGACGCCCATCAAACAAGAAGGCAATGGCGTTCATGTCCACAGATTGCCTGTCACAGTAAgcattcatcagcttcttcaGCTGAGTGCTTCTCTTGATCCTAAAGAAGACCTCATTCCCGTCCTGCCAACATAAAACACGATTcaagaaaaaggaaacaaacatGATGCACACGATtcaagaaaaaagtaaaaaaaacatgattctGATCTTGACTGATAATGGAACCTGACAAGGTCTTAAAACACACGATTGATAATAGAAAAGTTGCCATATTCTCAAAAAGGATTTAACTTTA
Encoded proteins:
- the LOC130504569 gene encoding GDP-L-galactose phosphorylase 1; translated protein: MLKIKRVPTVVSNYQKDESSDESVGCGRNCLGACCINGARLPLYACKKLEKSCAGEKPVAFLESLVLGEWEDRFQRGLFRYDVTACETKVIPGKYGFVAQLNEGRHLKKRPTEFRVDKVLQSFDGNKFNFTKVGQEELLFQFEAGEDGEVQFFPCMPLDAENSPSVIAINVSPIEYGHVLLIPRVLDCLPQRIDHKSLLLALHMATEAANPYFRLGYNSLGAFATINHLHFQAYYLAMPFPIEKAPSKKMITTASGVKISELLSYPVRSLLFEGGSSMQDLSDTVSDACVCLQNNNIPFNILIADCGRQIFLMPQCYAEKQALGEVSPEVLETQVNPAVWEISGHMVLKRKEDYEGASEENAWRLLAEASLSEERFKEVYALIFEAIGCSYQEEEVEGTIVEQDNPSGSVNQKSNRTTHGGPITNGTASECLVLQ
- the LOC108842403 gene encoding small ubiquitin-related modifier 1, which gives rise to MSATQEEDKKPGGGDGGAHINLKVKGQDGNEVFFRIKRSTQLKKLMNAYCDRQSVDMNAIAFLFDGRRLRAEQTPDELEMEDGDEIDAMLHQTGGYGGGGGLTFIRV
- the LOC108827147 gene encoding uncharacterized protein LOC108827147, which translates into the protein MAAPAVEATAATALRSVALRARKAAERVGRDPERVRVVAVSKTKPVSLIRQIYDAGHRCFGENYVQEFIDKAPQLPEDIEWHFVGHLQSNKAKTLLAGVPNLAMVHGVDGEKVANHLDRAVSSLGRHPLKVLVQVNTSGEASKSGVEPSSVVELARHVNMHCPNLVFSGLMTIGMPDYTSTPDNFRTLTSCRAEVCKALGMSEDQFELSMGMSGDFEQAIEMGSTNVRVGSTIFGPRDYSKKST